From one Butyricimonas faecihominis genomic stretch:
- a CDS encoding RagB/SusD family nutrient uptake outer membrane protein has product MKKRILIIFTLFVFAVTNSSCDSWLDVTPQAQVNAEKLFSKPKGFENALYGIYTSMTDASSYGTHMTFGLMDALAQYYDVYQDKYHLLYEASRYNYKNSNSQDVIKNLWLKNYNSIANCNVLLDYLSEKSPSFFEGEEYKFLVAETKALRAYLHFDLLRAFAPSWKENSEALCLPYADNFTDRVHGQKKTSEIVQLILTDLDSARMMLSTVDPAREESFKEMYNHYVTEIGNDFTTARAYRMNYWAITGLMARVYHYMGDERAYTYAQEVIQAGKDGFFPFTEESAVSAPLKSRDVVMQNEILFALNYAGIHDLWYSYDASQDNYYTINDVTSIYPSSDDFRKEYLVITNSNGYDISVKYADVDSENGGKVPMIRLSEMYLIAAESGFNAHKEVAIGLLEELRKNRGIAGEISTTITYDNFVKELTKEARREFIGEGQLFYWYKRLGLPVDQGSTTITLEPSQFCLPLPATEVEFGGRKEDYLNNK; this is encoded by the coding sequence ATGAAAAAGAGAATATTGATTATTTTTACGTTATTCGTGTTTGCTGTGACGAACAGCAGTTGTGATAGTTGGTTGGATGTGACCCCGCAAGCACAGGTGAATGCAGAGAAATTGTTTTCTAAACCCAAGGGGTTTGAGAATGCCTTATATGGTATATATACTTCGATGACGGATGCATCTTCGTATGGAACGCACATGACATTCGGGTTGATGGATGCGTTGGCCCAGTATTATGATGTTTACCAGGACAAGTATCATCTTCTTTACGAGGCGTCCCGGTATAATTATAAAAATTCGAATTCTCAAGATGTGATTAAGAATTTGTGGTTAAAAAATTACAATAGTATTGCGAATTGTAATGTTTTATTGGATTACTTGAGCGAGAAGTCCCCCTCGTTTTTTGAAGGTGAAGAGTATAAGTTTTTGGTTGCGGAAACGAAAGCATTAAGGGCTTACTTGCATTTCGACTTGTTGAGAGCATTTGCCCCGTCATGGAAGGAGAATTCGGAGGCTTTGTGTTTGCCTTATGCCGATAACTTCACGGACCGGGTGCATGGTCAAAAAAAGACGAGCGAGATTGTTCAATTGATTCTGACGGACCTTGATAGCGCCCGGATGATGTTAAGTACGGTTGATCCGGCTCGGGAAGAGAGTTTTAAGGAGATGTATAACCATTACGTGACGGAAATCGGGAATGATTTTACAACGGCCCGGGCATATCGCATGAATTATTGGGCAATTACCGGGTTGATGGCCCGTGTGTATCATTACATGGGGGATGAGAGAGCTTACACGTATGCCCAAGAAGTTATTCAGGCCGGGAAAGACGGGTTCTTCCCTTTCACCGAGGAAAGTGCGGTGAGTGCCCCTTTGAAGAGTCGGGATGTCGTGATGCAAAACGAGATTCTGTTTGCTTTGAATTATGCTGGTATTCATGATTTGTGGTACTCTTATGACGCCTCTCAAGATAATTATTACACGATAAATGATGTTACTTCCATTTATCCTTCTTCTGATGATTTCCGGAAGGAATATTTGGTAATCACGAATAGTAACGGGTATGATATATCGGTTAAATATGCGGATGTGGATTCTGAAAATGGCGGGAAAGTTCCGATGATCCGTTTGTCTGAAATGTATCTGATTGCTGCGGAGAGCGGTTTTAATGCCCATAAGGAGGTTGCTATCGGTTTACTCGAAGAATTGCGTAAAAATAGGGGGATAGCCGGGGAGATTTCAACGACGATTACTTATGATAATTTCGTGAAGGAGTTGACGAAAGAGGCTCGTCGGGAATTTATCGGGGAAGGTCAGTTGTTTTACTGGTATAAACGTTTGGGATTACCGGTTGATCAGGGGAGTACCACGATAACGCTTGAACCGTCTCAATTCTGTTTGCCATTGCCGGCCACTGAAGTAGAGTTTGGCGGGCGTAAGGAAGATTATTTAAATAATAAGTAG